A portion of the Pelodiscus sinensis isolate JC-2024 chromosome 20, ASM4963464v1, whole genome shotgun sequence genome contains these proteins:
- the CHAD gene encoding chondroadherin — translation MDRSGFFLSLLSLLGCLLPTLQACPPSCHCHGGELQHVICDNVGLKKIPKVSEQTRLLNLQRNNFPVLPTNGFREMKGLVSLHLQHSQIKEISSGAFRGLKQLVYLYLSNNDISVIKMGAFDDLSELTYLYLDHNKISDLPKGLLSPLINLFILQLGSNKIRELRSGAFSGAKDLRWLYFSDNALSSIQPGALDDVENLAVFHLDKNQLSTYPVAPMSKLRVVEDLKLSHNPMKVIPDYAFQSFGRYMETLSLDNMGLEKFSEKAFTGVTTLKAVHIENNRLNQLPGNFPFSSLDNLTLSNNPWHCSCQLAALRKWLESSRSRPDAACASPSQYRGQQIRDTAALRSCKLTTRKPRKGNRH, via the exons ATGGACCGGTCAGGCTTCTTCCTCAGCCTCCTCAGCTTGCTGGGgtgtctcctccccaccctccaggcaTGCCCCCCAAGCTGCCACTGCCACGGTGGAGAGCTCCAGCACGTCATCTGTGACAACGTCGGGCTGAAAAAGATCCCCAAAGTGTCCGAGCAAACCCGGCTCCTCAACCTGCAGAGGAACAACTTCCCTGTCCTGCCTACCAACGGCTTCAGGGAGATGAAAGGGCTCGTGTCCCTCCACCTTCAGCATTCCCAGATCAAGGAGATCTCCAGTGGTGCCTTCCGGGGGTTGAAGCAGCTCGTCTACCTGTACCTGTCCAACAACGATATCAGCGTCATCAAGATGGGCGCCTTCGATGACCTGTCGGAACTCACTTATCTGTACTTGGACCACAACAAGATCTCGGACCTGCCCAAGGGGCTCCTCTCCCCGCTTATTAACCTCTTCATCCTGCAGCTGGGCAGCAACAAGATCCGAGAGCTGAGATCAGGGGCCTTCAGCGGTGCTAAGGACTTGCGCTGGCTCTACTTCTCCGACAACGCCCTCTCCTCCATCCAGCCGGGTGCCCTGGATGATGTGGAAAACCTCGCTGTCTTCCACTTGGATAAGAACCAGCTCAGCACTTACCCAGTGGCTCCAATGAGCAAGCTGAGGGTAGTGGAGGACCTGAAGCTTTCTCACAACCCCATGAAGGTCATTCCCGACTATGCTTTCCAGTCCTTCGGGCGCTACATGGAGACACTTTCTCTGGACAACATGGGCCTGGAAAAG TTTTCAGAGAAAGCATTTACTGGAGTGACCACCCTGAAGGCCGTTCACATCGAGAACAACAGACTTAACCAGCTGCCCGGGAACTTCCCATTCAGCAGCCTGGACAACCTCACCTTGTCCAACAACCCCTGGCATTGCTCCTGTCAGCTAGCAGCCCTGCGCAA GTGGTTGGAGTCCAGCCGCTCCCGTCCTGATGCAGCTTGTGCCTCACCATCGCAGTACCGAGGGCAGCAGATAAGAGACACTGCCGCTCTCCGCAGCTGCAAACTCACCACCAGGAAACCCAGGAAAGGAAACCGCCATTAA